A genomic region of Zea mays cultivar B73 chromosome 6, Zm-B73-REFERENCE-NAM-5.0, whole genome shotgun sequence contains the following coding sequences:
- the LOC100278675 gene encoding uncharacterized protein LOC100278675 precursor encodes MAWWRARVVASVRRAWLAVAVAAARARVRKGECGGVLSLHRDVQTCGYQDVQVMWNMLSSEKEAAAGALPKPPRRKRPSSVWRLPLWPVRSPRAAPG; translated from the exons ATGGCCTGGTGGCGCGCGAGGGTGGTCGCGTCCGTGCGCCGCGCCTggctcgccgtcgccgtcgccgccgcgcgcgcgcgcgtcCGCAAGGGCG AGTGTGGTGGCGTCCTGAGCCTCCACCGGGACGTGCAGACCTGCGGGTACCAGGACGTGCAGGTGATGTGGAACATGCTGAGCTCGGAGAAGGAGGCCGCGGCCGGCGCGCTGCCGAAGCCGCCGCGGCGGAAGCGACCGTCGTCGGTCTGGAGGCTGCCGCTCTGGCCCGTCCGgtcgccccgcgccgccccggggtga